A segment of the Bacillus licheniformis DSM 13 = ATCC 14580 genome:
AATAAATAAGGAAGAAAAAGCTCTCCTAAACGCGGATCATGAAAAATATCGGTAATGCTTAAAATGGTTCCGCCAAGGCTGACCGGTATGTAAAGCAAAAATGAAAACCTGAGCGCGGTTTCAGATTTGAGGCCGAGCGCCATCGCAGGAACGATCGTCGCTCCCGAACGGCTGATGCCGGGAACAAGTGCAACCATTTGCGAAAAGCCGATGATCACGGCGTCTCTCAGCCTGATTTCGCCGTCGCTTTTCCGGCCGCGCAAATTTCGAATAAGAAACAATGCCAGACCCGTAATAAGCAAAGTAACCGCGGTGATCCGGACGCCGTCTTTAAAGAAAGCCGAAATCTCATCATCAAATAAAACGCCGATGACACCGGCAGGAATCGTGGCGATGATCAGATAGATGATAAACCTGAAGTCCGCTTTTCCTTTTTCATTTTTTGTTGTGACATAAGACAGCCCGTTTACCGCCAGCCTGAAAATATCGTTTTTATAAACGAGCAGTACGGCAATTAAAGAACCGGCATTCATCAAAAGCTCAAAACTGAAGCCTTCAATATTCAAGCCCAAAAAGTGCTGTGCCAGCACCAAATGGCCGCTTGACGAAACAGGGATCGGCTCTGTGAATCCCTGAAGCAACCCTAAAAGGATATACTTGATCAACACTAAAAAATCCATGATACTCCTCCGTTTCCCACAAGTTGTGATGCCCTTTTAACAGACGGAATGTACAGGCGGTTCGTTTCAATTTTCAGAACGCTTTTCTCATTAAACTACACAAAGCAAACAGATGTAAAGATAAAATCGACATGTTTTTTGAGAAATTGGGGCAATCTAATGGTAAAAGGGAGTGAAGCAAATGGGACAGCAGCGTCAATTCCGGCCGGGCCAAAAAGCGCCCAATAATGGAGTGTATGTGGAAATCGGCGAAACGGGAAGCATGGTTCAGAACCCTCAGCAAATCAAATTGAGCGCCGGCGAGTTCTTCCCTGAAACCTCCAATCATAACCGGCTCTGGACATATAAAAGAAAGCCTTAAAAAAACAGCCGTCGGTTTTCTGCCGGCTGTCTGTCTAAAGCAAAAAACCCCACTTTTAGAAGCCGGGGTTTTAATGTTGACTTGCATCCTGTTTAACAGGCATAATTTCTCCAAGAACAATAACGGCTGCGGTGATGATAAAGCCCATAATGACACTGGTTTGAAGGTCATACCCAGCACCGTTCATGGCGCCGACAATGTAGCAGGCCATCTGCGTCAAAAGAAATGTCCAGAAAAAAGCGACCACAAATCGCACGTTTCCCACCTCGTCCTTCTCATTCAATTCTAAAACTTATCATACCATATACATAGCCGGCTGGAAAAGACATTTTAGTGAACAAGACAGGGCTTTCAACTCTGCTTTCAGAAATATCAGAAAGGGTATTTCATTAAAGTTTACTTTTCATCATGAAGACTGGGACTTTTCCTTATTCGTTTGCTGCACGTACGACATAAAATAATGAGCAGATTACGGCAGGAAGGAGGCGGGCAAGTGATGAAAATAACCGAACGTTTTTTTCAAATGGATTCAGAATGGAACGTGGTTCATCTTCCGTACAAGCCGAACGGTTTTCTGGTGTTCATTTTCGGCGACCGGAACCATTTTGTCGGGGAAGATTCGAGCTTCTGGCTTCAGCATTACG
Coding sequences within it:
- a CDS encoding undecaprenyl-diphosphate phosphatase, yielding MDFLVLIKYILLGLLQGFTEPIPVSSSGHLVLAQHFLGLNIEGFSFELLMNAGSLIAVLLVYKNDIFRLAVNGLSYVTTKNEKGKADFRFIIYLIIATIPAGVIGVLFDDEISAFFKDGVRITAVTLLITGLALFLIRNLRGRKSDGEIRLRDAVIIGFSQMVALVPGISRSGATIVPAMALGLKSETALRFSFLLYIPVSLGGTILSITDIFHDPRLGELFLPYLFAFIASVIATYFSLRWFMNIMAKGNLVYFSIYCFVIGIAVLIFA
- a CDS encoding YjzC family protein, with the protein product MGQQRQFRPGQKAPNNGVYVEIGETGSMVQNPQQIKLSAGEFFPETSNHNRLWTYKRKP
- a CDS encoding YjzD family protein, encoding MGNVRFVVAFFWTFLLTQMACYIVGAMNGAGYDLQTSVIMGFIITAAVIVLGEIMPVKQDASQH